The proteins below come from a single Saccharopolyspora sp. SCSIO 74807 genomic window:
- a CDS encoding SDR family NAD(P)-dependent oxidoreductase: MGRLEHKIAAVTGAGRGIGRAIAEKLAAEGATVVVSDIDGESANATAEAVGGVGLRTDVADADSVEAMLAQVRERFGRLDVLVNNAGWDKAEPFVDTDAADWHKIVGINLFGTLHTTKAALPMMIEQQSGSIVNLGSDAARVGSSGEAVYSAAKGGVVSFTKTLAREMARNKINVNCVCPGPADTELFASIGGDDPKLRESLIKAIPFRRLADPADLANTVAFFASDEAGYLTGQTVSVSGGLTMS; the protein is encoded by the coding sequence ATGGGACGACTGGAGCACAAGATCGCCGCGGTGACCGGCGCGGGCCGCGGCATCGGCCGGGCCATCGCCGAGAAGCTGGCCGCCGAAGGCGCCACCGTCGTGGTCTCGGACATCGACGGGGAGTCCGCCAACGCCACCGCGGAAGCCGTCGGCGGGGTGGGGCTGCGCACCGACGTCGCCGACGCGGACTCGGTCGAGGCGATGCTCGCGCAGGTCCGGGAACGGTTCGGCCGGTTGGACGTGCTGGTCAACAACGCGGGCTGGGACAAGGCCGAACCGTTCGTCGACACCGACGCCGCCGACTGGCACAAGATCGTCGGGATCAACCTGTTCGGCACCTTGCACACCACCAAGGCGGCGCTGCCGATGATGATCGAGCAGCAGTCCGGGTCGATCGTGAACCTCGGATCGGACGCGGCCAGGGTCGGCTCCTCCGGGGAGGCGGTGTACTCGGCGGCCAAGGGCGGTGTCGTGTCGTTCACCAAGACCCTCGCCCGCGAGATGGCCCGCAACAAGATCAACGTGAACTGCGTGTGCCCCGGCCCTGCCGACACCGAGCTGTTCGCCTCGATCGGCGGGGACGACCCCAAGCTGCGCGAATCGCTGATCAAGGCCATCCCGTTCCGGCGGCTGGCGGATCCGGCCGATCTCGCCAACACCGTGGCGTTCTTCGCCTCGGACGAGGCCGGATACCTCACCGGGCAGACCGTCAGCGTCAGCGGCGGCCTCACGATGAGCTGA
- a CDS encoding class I adenylate-forming enzyme family protein: MTTYDPAAYREFIERDFTYLNGFRRNTHRYANRIALHCPSTGAEFTYAELGDRVDRLASGLAAAGVEPGDVVVYQLHNGPEFAQLYLATQAAGAVGAPINFRLSAGEVAFILDDSRPRVFVHDAALAETVAAALEHAEHRPDLVVAAGGRTPGATPFEALISDRAEPPAPSRTVYDETTRLYTSGTTGMPKGVPLNSMIEIFSAHDVIMHFLLSPEDRTLNMTPWFHRGGLYAGGPNPAFYLGAQVVPMRTFDAAECLDQVQRHGITFLIGAPTNLAMLAAEQSARPRELSSLRGIVTMGAPLEAEAALRYQQVLCPRIFNGYGTTEAFWNSFLRPADLPEHAGSAGRACTDDDMAVVRVLGDRLAEPHETVARDGTEVGEVIVRSPKCGYAYANAPEQEAGKFHRGWLYIGDLATWDADEFVTIVGRKDDMIVSGGENVHPVQVEEVLNEHAAVEDSMVVGIPHEHWGRLVVAYVVPADGSLTAEECERHCREHPMLADYKRPRAYRLVDSLPVTATGKKIHYKAREQAADEFSRGLFTRLGTPA; this comes from the coding sequence ATGACCACTTACGACCCCGCGGCGTACCGCGAGTTCATCGAGCGCGATTTCACCTACCTCAACGGATTCCGGCGCAACACCCACCGGTACGCGAACCGGATCGCCTTGCACTGCCCGTCGACAGGCGCCGAATTCACCTACGCCGAACTCGGTGATCGGGTCGACCGGCTGGCATCCGGCTTGGCAGCGGCCGGTGTCGAACCCGGTGACGTGGTGGTCTACCAGCTCCACAACGGCCCGGAGTTCGCGCAGCTCTACCTGGCCACGCAGGCGGCGGGCGCGGTCGGCGCGCCGATCAACTTCCGGCTTTCGGCGGGCGAGGTCGCGTTCATCCTCGACGACAGCCGCCCGCGCGTGTTCGTGCACGATGCCGCGCTCGCCGAAACCGTCGCCGCCGCGCTCGAGCACGCCGAGCACCGGCCCGATCTGGTGGTGGCCGCAGGCGGGCGAACACCCGGCGCGACACCGTTCGAGGCGCTGATCAGCGACCGGGCCGAGCCGCCTGCGCCCTCCCGCACGGTCTACGACGAGACCACCCGGCTCTACACCTCCGGCACCACCGGGATGCCCAAGGGAGTGCCGCTGAACAGCATGATCGAGATCTTCAGCGCGCACGACGTGATCATGCACTTCCTGCTCTCGCCGGAGGACCGCACGCTGAACATGACGCCGTGGTTCCACCGCGGCGGGCTCTACGCCGGCGGCCCGAACCCGGCGTTCTACCTGGGTGCGCAGGTCGTTCCGATGCGCACGTTCGATGCGGCGGAGTGCCTGGACCAGGTGCAGCGGCACGGCATCACCTTCCTCATCGGGGCGCCGACGAACCTGGCGATGCTGGCCGCGGAGCAGTCCGCGCGCCCGCGCGAGCTCTCCAGCCTGCGCGGCATCGTCACGATGGGAGCGCCGCTGGAGGCGGAAGCCGCGCTGCGCTACCAGCAGGTCCTGTGCCCGCGGATCTTCAACGGCTACGGCACCACGGAAGCGTTCTGGAACAGCTTCCTGCGGCCCGCCGACCTGCCGGAGCACGCGGGCAGCGCGGGCCGGGCCTGCACCGACGACGACATGGCCGTGGTCCGGGTGCTCGGCGACCGGCTCGCCGAGCCGCACGAGACCGTCGCCCGCGACGGAACCGAGGTCGGCGAGGTCATCGTCCGCTCCCCGAAGTGCGGCTACGCCTACGCGAACGCGCCGGAGCAGGAGGCGGGCAAGTTCCACCGCGGCTGGCTCTACATCGGCGATCTGGCCACCTGGGACGCCGACGAGTTCGTCACGATCGTCGGCCGCAAGGACGACATGATCGTCTCCGGCGGCGAGAACGTGCACCCGGTGCAGGTGGAGGAGGTGCTCAACGAGCACGCCGCGGTCGAGGACTCGATGGTCGTCGGCATCCCGCACGAGCACTGGGGCCGCCTCGTCGTCGCCTACGTGGTCCCCGCCGACGGCTCCCTCACGGCCGAAGAGTGCGAGCGGCATTGCCGCGAGCATCCGATGCTGGCCGATTACAAGCGCCCCCGCGCCTACCGGCTCGTCGATTCGCTGCCGGTGACCGCCACCGGCAAGAAGATCCACTACAAGGCCCGCGAGCAGGCCGCCGACGAATTCTCCCGCGGCTTGTTCACCCGCCTCGGCACGCCCGCTTGA
- a CDS encoding enoyl-CoA hydratase/isomerase family protein, with amino-acid sequence MDFSAYRQLRFERRDNGVLLITLDQPQKYNATDEEMHNELARVWADVSADPETRVAVVTGAGKAFSAGGDLDMVQRMAGDHDRVSRMLSEMSDMVYNIINCEKPVVSAINGVAVGAGTVVALLADISICAEDAKLGDGHVKLGVAAGDHAAILWPLLCGMAKARYYLLTGEMLSGAEAERIGMVSRALPREQVLEESLRVADGLATGSQPAIRWTKRALSNWLKTAGPIFDQSAAYEMLCFMGPDVPEGAAALAEKRQPDFPSAR; translated from the coding sequence ATGGATTTCTCCGCTTACCGGCAACTCCGCTTCGAGCGCCGCGACAACGGAGTCCTGCTGATCACGCTGGATCAGCCGCAGAAGTACAACGCCACCGACGAGGAGATGCACAACGAACTCGCCCGGGTGTGGGCCGATGTCTCGGCCGACCCGGAAACGCGGGTGGCGGTGGTGACCGGCGCGGGCAAGGCGTTCTCCGCCGGTGGCGACCTGGACATGGTGCAGCGGATGGCCGGGGACCACGACCGCGTCTCGCGGATGCTCTCCGAGATGAGCGACATGGTCTACAACATCATCAACTGCGAGAAGCCGGTCGTCTCGGCGATCAACGGCGTCGCGGTCGGCGCCGGAACGGTCGTGGCGCTGCTGGCCGACATCTCGATCTGCGCCGAGGACGCCAAGCTCGGCGACGGCCACGTGAAGCTAGGCGTCGCCGCCGGGGACCACGCCGCGATCCTGTGGCCGCTGCTGTGCGGCATGGCCAAGGCCCGGTACTACCTGCTCACCGGCGAAATGCTCAGCGGTGCGGAAGCCGAGCGGATCGGCATGGTCAGCCGCGCGCTGCCCCGCGAGCAGGTGCTCGAGGAGTCGCTGCGGGTCGCGGACGGGCTGGCCACCGGATCGCAACCTGCGATCCGGTGGACCAAGCGGGCGTTGAGCAACTGGCTCAAGACGGCCGGGCCGATCTTCGACCAGTCCGCTGCCTACGAAATGCTCTGCTTCATGGGGCCGGACGTGCCCGAGGGCGCCGCCGCGCTGGCCGAGAAGCGGCAGCCCGATTTCCCGTCCGCCCGCTGA
- a CDS encoding DUF2267 domain-containing protein: MTESVQSSPQWQSFVGEVRRASGVESTAEAETLVRATLRTLGESITAGELDELVEPLPKEARDAVHDRSGQARQVDKNGFLDRVSADIYTTDLDTTEQQVRAVLSTVRSWTEPGEVDDTVAQLPSSIAALFRG; this comes from the coding sequence ATGACCGAAAGCGTGCAGAGCAGTCCGCAGTGGCAATCGTTCGTCGGCGAGGTCCGCCGCGCCTCCGGCGTCGAGTCGACGGCCGAGGCCGAGACGCTGGTGCGCGCCACGCTGCGCACCCTCGGCGAGAGCATCACCGCCGGTGAGCTGGACGAACTCGTGGAACCGCTGCCGAAGGAGGCCCGCGACGCGGTGCACGACCGCAGCGGCCAGGCCCGCCAGGTGGACAAGAACGGGTTCCTGGACCGGGTCAGCGCGGACATCTACACCACCGACCTCGACACCACCGAGCAGCAGGTCCGGGCAGTGCTCTCGACGGTGCGCTCCTGGACGGAGCCGGGGGAAGTCGACGACACGGTGGCCCAGCTACCGAGCAGCATCGCCGCGCTGTTCCGCGGCTGA
- a CDS encoding DUF2267 domain-containing protein, whose translation MNYDEFLATVRRRTALPDNAEAEQTTRIVLSTLGQRLAGQEPRDLADQLPEQLKDPLLERTGSAENRDDFDDFLERIADQEGPNSNPDLAREHAHAVVGTMAQFVSRGELEDLRSQLPSSYAPLFG comes from the coding sequence ATGAACTACGACGAGTTCCTCGCAACGGTGCGCCGGCGGACCGCGCTGCCGGACAACGCCGAAGCCGAGCAGACCACCCGCATCGTGCTGTCCACGCTCGGTCAGCGGCTGGCCGGGCAGGAACCGCGCGACCTGGCCGACCAGCTTCCCGAACAGCTCAAGGACCCGCTGCTGGAACGCACCGGCTCGGCCGAGAACCGGGACGACTTCGACGACTTCCTGGAACGGATCGCCGATCAGGAAGGCCCGAACTCGAACCCGGATCTCGCGCGAGAGCACGCGCACGCGGTGGTGGGCACGATGGCGCAGTTCGTGAGCCGCGGTGAACTCGAAGACCTGCGCTCGCAGCTGCCGTCTTCGTACGCGCCGCTGTTCGGCTGA
- a CDS encoding FUSC family protein: MPTTVLTRNVSDAFRLRPGGPLAWPAGRALLSMAVPLGVLLAIGRLDLLPGAVFGALTSVHCRNEAHPRQARTLGVVAIGMVAAVTTGDLIAVFAGGQPWHEPIAMLATALAGAIGTVAATAVKIGPPGGLIFTFAVGACSHLPLQAAGLGAHFLTIVASTAFAWTVTVLGTAASGLNPQRRAVAAALDATADALADRADLALRHRAAVAVETAWNGVALVGRRQRDTGPHRDLVRAVENCEALLSPDAPAVQVHEVRTAAREVRAGRPFAEPHGRESAPAVPPTPVSRWWIIRDVLRAALLPHRVKSWLMPYAARVVLAALLAGVAAGLLGIEQTYWAAVSAVSILQATSTAGSVPRMLQRVCGTVLGVLVAVAVLHAGPPVWVLVVLLAVLQWGAEMTVTVNYAFGLLFATPVALLVSALGTASDPGVLGWNRFWATLLGAAIAVAVAWALPNRAWLSRVQAALTRVRRLSESRPLQPARLRSALVELHEAHDVAAGEVRPSELPTEELLELSHRAYALLDATPARR, from the coding sequence GTGCCGACAACCGTGCTGACCCGCAACGTCTCCGACGCCTTCCGGCTGCGCCCCGGCGGCCCGTTGGCCTGGCCCGCCGGACGCGCGTTGCTGTCGATGGCGGTCCCGCTCGGCGTGCTGCTGGCCATCGGGCGGCTGGACCTGCTGCCCGGCGCGGTGTTCGGCGCGCTCACCAGCGTGCACTGCCGCAACGAGGCGCATCCGCGGCAAGCCCGCACGTTGGGCGTGGTGGCGATCGGCATGGTGGCGGCGGTGACCACCGGCGACCTGATCGCGGTGTTCGCGGGCGGGCAGCCGTGGCACGAGCCGATCGCGATGCTGGCCACCGCCTTGGCCGGAGCGATCGGCACGGTCGCGGCCACCGCGGTCAAGATCGGACCGCCCGGTGGATTGATCTTCACGTTCGCCGTCGGCGCCTGTTCGCACCTGCCGCTGCAGGCCGCCGGGCTCGGTGCCCACTTCCTGACGATCGTCGCGTCCACGGCGTTCGCGTGGACGGTGACCGTGCTGGGCACGGCGGCGAGCGGGCTGAATCCGCAGCGGCGCGCGGTGGCCGCGGCGCTGGACGCGACGGCGGACGCGCTCGCCGACCGCGCCGACCTCGCGCTGCGGCACCGCGCCGCGGTCGCGGTGGAGACCGCCTGGAACGGCGTCGCACTCGTCGGCAGGCGGCAGCGCGACACCGGGCCGCACCGCGACCTCGTGCGCGCGGTCGAAAACTGCGAGGCGCTGCTGAGCCCGGACGCCCCCGCGGTGCAGGTGCACGAGGTCAGAACCGCCGCGCGCGAAGTCCGCGCCGGTCGTCCCTTCGCCGAGCCGCACGGACGGGAGTCCGCGCCGGCGGTCCCGCCGACGCCGGTGTCGCGCTGGTGGATCATCCGGGACGTGCTGCGGGCTGCGCTGCTGCCGCACCGGGTGAAGTCGTGGTTGATGCCGTACGCGGCCCGGGTCGTCCTGGCCGCCCTGCTGGCCGGTGTCGCGGCCGGTCTGCTCGGCATCGAGCAGACCTACTGGGCGGCGGTGTCCGCGGTCTCGATCCTGCAGGCGACCAGCACCGCTGGTTCGGTTCCGCGGATGCTGCAACGGGTCTGCGGCACGGTCCTCGGAGTGCTGGTCGCGGTGGCCGTGCTGCACGCCGGGCCGCCGGTGTGGGTGCTGGTGGTGCTGCTGGCCGTGCTGCAGTGGGGTGCGGAGATGACGGTCACCGTCAACTACGCGTTCGGCCTGCTGTTCGCGACACCGGTGGCGCTGCTGGTCAGCGCGCTGGGAACCGCCTCCGATCCGGGCGTGCTCGGCTGGAACCGGTTCTGGGCGACGCTGCTGGGCGCCGCGATCGCGGTGGCCGTGGCCTGGGCGCTGCCGAACCGCGCGTGGTTGTCGCGGGTGCAGGCCGCGCTGACGCGGGTGCGAAGGTTGAGCGAGTCCCGGCCGCTGCAGCCTGCGCGGCTGCGCTCGGCGCTGGTCGAACTGCACGAGGCCCACGACGTCGCCGCCGGTGAGGTGCGCCCGTCCGAGCTGCCGACCGAGGAGCTGCTGGAGCTCTCGCACCGGGCCTACGCACTGCTCGACGCCACGCCCGCCCGCCGGTAG
- a CDS encoding MarR family winged helix-turn-helix transcriptional regulator, translating into MNRTPDLIDAAREQWSGIHPDVDTASIEVIGRVLRAAAVLRRKLDSTIAEDGLNRAEFDLLCALRRSGGPVTPGRLNELTVSSGAATTKRLQQLADRGLVQRSTDARDRRSARVQLTEHGQEVIDGIFPRAIAAERSLLTGLTARQQKALAGNLADLLHAVEGP; encoded by the coding sequence ATGAACCGAACACCGGATCTCATCGACGCGGCCCGGGAGCAATGGAGCGGGATCCACCCCGATGTCGACACCGCCAGCATCGAAGTGATCGGCCGGGTGCTGCGCGCGGCCGCGGTGCTGCGGCGCAAGCTCGACAGCACGATCGCCGAGGACGGGCTCAACCGCGCCGAGTTCGACCTGCTGTGCGCGCTGCGGCGCAGCGGTGGGCCGGTCACGCCGGGGCGGCTGAACGAGCTCACCGTCTCGTCCGGTGCGGCGACCACGAAACGACTCCAGCAGCTCGCGGACCGCGGCCTCGTGCAGCGCTCCACCGATGCACGGGATCGGCGCAGCGCGCGGGTGCAGCTGACCGAGCACGGGCAGGAGGTGATCGACGGGATCTTCCCGCGCGCGATCGCCGCGGAGCGGTCGCTGCTGACGGGCTTGACCGCTCGGCAGCAGAAGGCCCTGGCGGGCAACTTGGCGGACCTGCTGCACGCCGTCGAAGGGCCTTGA